From Desulfobacterales bacterium, a single genomic window includes:
- a CDS encoding DUF1302 family protein, whose amino-acid sequence MNFIIFGESCKKRLRLIVVVAGMLCCCFQPAQVSALQLYQSDDFTASFDTTLSYSLQYRVQDQDESIIDISAGGTNVNPNWDDGNLNYDKGIFNNMFKIISDLELKSKHFGAFARGTAFYDFENEDGSRERYELSDDAKELVGSDVKLL is encoded by the coding sequence ATGAATTTTATTATCTTTGGGGAAAGTTGTAAAAAACGGTTGCGCTTGATTGTTGTTGTCGCTGGTATGCTTTGCTGTTGTTTCCAGCCCGCGCAGGTCAGTGCGCTGCAGTTGTATCAGAGTGATGATTTTACCGCCAGCTTTGACACCACCTTGTCTTATAGCTTGCAGTATCGTGTTCAGGATCAGGATGAATCCATCATCGATATTTCGGCCGGCGGCACCAATGTCAACCCGAATTGGGATGACGGCAATCTGAACTATGACAAGGGCATTTTCAATAACATGTTCAAGATTATTTCCGACCTTGAGCTGAAGAGCAAACATTTCGGCGCGTTTGCGAGAGGTACGGCGTTTTATGATTTTGAAAACGAGGACGGCAGCCGGGAACGATATGAGTTGAGCGACGATGCCAAGGAACTGGTCGGCTCCGATGTAAAGCTTTTGG